From the genome of Spirosomataceae bacterium TFI 002, one region includes:
- a CDS encoding LytTr DNA-binding domain-containing protein produces MKTLSYTVKANKFSVNPVKPLLHVGSGKRLSTDEIVMLEAKANYTEVSLISGSKLTVSTNLGVIEERLVDYENYIRPNRQFIVNLDFFEKINADYLFVKGREIKVSRRRKSEVKQQLQVLNQKP; encoded by the coding sequence ATGAAAACACTTTCCTATACGGTTAAAGCAAATAAGTTTTCCGTAAATCCCGTAAAGCCCCTGCTTCATGTTGGTAGCGGCAAAAGGCTCTCTACTGACGAGATCGTAATGTTAGAAGCCAAAGCTAACTATACTGAAGTATCATTAATTAGTGGTTCCAAACTTACTGTTTCCACCAACCTAGGTGTGATAGAAGAGCGATTGGTGGATTATGAGAATTACATAAGACCCAATCGCCAGTTCATTGTCAATCTTGATTTTTTCGAAAAAATTAATGCTGATTACCTTTTCGTGAAGGGTAGAGAAATCAAAGTTAGTAGGCGGAGGAAGTCAGAAGTGAAACAACAACTTCAAGTTTTAAATCAAAAACCATAA
- a CDS encoding fructokinase has product MTETYDLLAIGELLGDFIGTEISKNLGDATSFNRYQGGSPSNLAANLSKLGFNTAIVSCVGNENLGNFLIEEVRKTGVNTSHIVKHESLPSSIVLVARSTGSPDFIPYRLADSEILPSHISDDLLSRSKIVHTTCWPLSRNPSQNTLLDVARRAKKLGCKLSADLNYAERVWPDRAEAHVVIKKFLSFGAMIKLSDDDAERFYGEEVSMDKVFYDFHDWGASLICFTRGEKGSFVSYDNGKQKLEILSQKIDVKDTTGAGDAYWSGFLAAQLSGKSTEESAQAAAKMAAKKLQIVGPLPQGIQLSDILD; this is encoded by the coding sequence ATGACCGAAACCTACGACCTATTAGCCATTGGAGAATTACTTGGAGACTTTATTGGCACAGAAATATCAAAAAATCTTGGAGATGCTACTTCTTTCAACCGCTACCAAGGAGGTAGCCCGTCAAATTTAGCGGCGAACTTGTCAAAATTGGGTTTCAATACTGCAATCGTAAGCTGTGTTGGAAACGAAAACTTAGGAAATTTTTTGATTGAAGAAGTTAGAAAAACTGGTGTAAATACTTCGCATATTGTGAAGCATGAGAGTTTACCATCAAGCATCGTTTTAGTAGCAAGGTCTACAGGAAGTCCTGACTTTATTCCCTACAGGTTGGCAGACAGTGAGATACTTCCTTCGCACATCAGTGATGACTTGCTTTCAAGATCTAAAATTGTACATACAACGTGTTGGCCATTGAGCCGAAATCCTTCGCAAAATACATTGCTAGATGTTGCTCGTAGAGCTAAGAAATTGGGATGTAAATTGTCCGCAGACTTAAATTATGCTGAAAGGGTGTGGCCAGATAGGGCAGAAGCACATGTTGTAATTAAGAAATTTCTCTCTTTTGGTGCCATGATTAAGTTAAGTGATGACGACGCCGAAAGATTCTATGGTGAGGAAGTATCAATGGACAAGGTGTTTTATGATTTTCATGACTGGGGTGCATCACTCATTTGTTTTACGAGAGGTGAAAAGGGTAGTTTTGTTTCTTATGATAATGGAAAGCAAAAATTAGAAATACTTTCGCAAAAAATAGATGTTAAAGATACAACTGGTGCAGGAGATGCTTACTGGTCTGGATTTTTAGCGGCTCAGCTGAGTGGAAAATCAACAGAAGAAAGTGCTCAAGCTGCAGCGAAAATGGCAGCAAAAAAACTTCAAATTGTAGGCCCACTACCTCAGGGTATTCAATTATCTGATATATTGGACTGA
- a CDS encoding N-succinyl-L-ornithine transcarbamylase, whose amino-acid sequence MNHFISPADVSDINELVNEGLAIKANPFAFRSLGKNKTLGLLFFNSSLRTRLSTQKAGASLGMDVMIMNVNSDSWQLEFEDGAVMNMDKAEHVKEAAAVIGQYCDIIGVRAFAGLIDRKTDYEEQVIEKFRQYAGVPIVNLESATRHPCQSLADLITIEELKTKARPKVVLTWAPHVKALPQAVGNSFAEWLRLTDYDFVVTNPKDYDLAPEFMGNAKFEADQNKAFEGADFIYAKNWSSYSQYGQVLSGNEDWIITQAKMNLTDNAKFMHCLPVRRNLIVSDEVIDSPNSVVIQQAGNRVYSVQAALKRILEAL is encoded by the coding sequence ATGAATCATTTCATTTCTCCTGCCGACGTTTCCGATATCAATGAGCTTGTAAATGAGGGCTTGGCCATCAAAGCCAATCCTTTCGCATTTCGCTCTTTAGGAAAAAATAAAACTTTGGGTTTGCTCTTTTTTAATTCGAGTCTAAGAACTCGTCTTAGCACTCAAAAAGCAGGTGCAAGTCTTGGAATGGACGTCATGATAATGAACGTAAATTCTGATAGTTGGCAGTTGGAATTTGAAGATGGAGCAGTAATGAATATGGATAAAGCCGAGCATGTGAAAGAAGCAGCAGCGGTTATTGGTCAATATTGCGACATCATAGGCGTAAGAGCTTTTGCAGGTTTAATTGACCGAAAAACGGACTACGAAGAACAAGTAATTGAGAAGTTTCGTCAATATGCGGGTGTGCCAATTGTTAATTTGGAATCTGCTACAAGACATCCCTGTCAATCGCTCGCTGACCTCATTACCATAGAAGAACTAAAAACTAAGGCTAGACCGAAAGTAGTACTTACTTGGGCACCACATGTAAAAGCACTACCTCAAGCAGTAGGTAACTCCTTCGCAGAATGGTTACGATTAACTGATTATGATTTTGTGGTAACCAACCCAAAAGACTACGACTTAGCTCCAGAATTTATGGGTAATGCGAAATTTGAAGCTGACCAAAATAAGGCATTCGAAGGAGCAGATTTTATATATGCCAAGAACTGGTCTTCGTACTCACAATATGGACAAGTTCTTTCTGGTAACGAAGATTGGATAATCACTCAAGCCAAAATGAATTTAACAGACAATGCTAAGTTTATGCATTGCCTACCTGTGAGAAGAAACCTAATTGTAAGCGACGAAGTAATTGATAGCCCAAACTCAGTTGTAATTCAACAAGCTGGAAACAGAGTATACTCTGTACAAGCAGCTTTGAAAAGGATTTTGGAAGCACTTTAA
- a CDS encoding AraC-type DNA-binding protein, whose amino-acid sequence MSYLSNSPESMLGSLAKMPFVSHNKVAQIYHPKTPFVNGHVYYQKLEEGFYVMHTDFEYKANMLFNLLYDKKIPTDYYFLSYNYSENDYLQTGTLINNIKFSSRSWTLFKPGVNEIACYFKGTIERNVTLYFSEDWLNKNLKIDRQFVGSSFASFFESKEKYIYWPDISKLNDIEMANFVKIFKERDENGIIDILRMKIRALEMISVFINKYEEEHIGSLYVEIPNKDRIRLLKVEKFLCENLYGGFEGIEAIAEKFKVSPTKLKMDFKIYYGKTIYRYFQERQMVLAKGLLNTQDVRVKEVANKLGYENQGKFSNAYKKQFGVLPSDELQNN is encoded by the coding sequence ATGTCCTACCTGTCGAACTCACCAGAGTCAATGTTAGGAAGTTTAGCCAAGATGCCTTTTGTTTCTCACAACAAAGTGGCTCAAATTTATCATCCTAAAACTCCCTTTGTAAACGGTCACGTCTATTATCAAAAATTAGAAGAAGGATTTTATGTAATGCATACTGATTTTGAGTACAAAGCTAATATGCTTTTCAACCTTTTGTATGACAAGAAAATACCTACGGATTATTACTTTTTGAGCTATAATTATAGCGAAAATGACTACTTACAAACGGGCACATTAATCAATAATATTAAGTTTTCTTCACGCTCTTGGACGTTGTTTAAGCCAGGGGTAAATGAGATTGCATGTTATTTCAAAGGGACAATCGAGAGGAATGTTACGCTATACTTTAGTGAAGACTGGTTAAATAAAAACTTAAAAATTGATCGACAGTTTGTAGGCAGCAGTTTCGCTAGTTTTTTTGAATCAAAAGAAAAGTATATCTATTGGCCCGATATCTCAAAGTTGAATGATATTGAGATGGCTAACTTCGTAAAAATTTTTAAAGAAAGAGACGAAAATGGTATCATTGATATTCTCAGAATGAAGATTCGTGCCTTAGAAATGATTTCGGTTTTTATCAATAAATATGAAGAGGAGCACATTGGATCATTATATGTCGAAATTCCAAATAAAGATAGAATTAGGCTACTCAAAGTAGAGAAGTTTCTATGTGAAAACTTATATGGTGGTTTTGAGGGTATTGAAGCAATCGCGGAAAAGTTTAAAGTATCGCCAACCAAATTGAAAATGGATTTTAAAATCTATTATGGAAAAACGATATATAGGTACTTTCAAGAAAGGCAGATGGTTCTTGCCAAAGGACTGCTAAATACACAGGATGTGCGGGTCAAAGAAGTTGCCAATAAATTGGGATATGAAAATCAAGGAAAATTTTCAAATGCCTATAAAAAGCAATTTGGGGTGCTTCCGTCGGACGAACTCCAAAATAATTGA
- a CDS encoding GAF domain-containing protein, with protein MSETLHIPQTKDRAEIYESLFPQMKALLADESDQIANMANFAAVLKEAFNFFWVGFYLKKKGQLVLGPFQGPIACTRIPFSKGVCGHSFSTNSTIVVPDVEAFPGHIACSSATKSEIVTPVRDSYGEIIGVLDIDSDVINDFSNVDKVWIEKMAALIN; from the coding sequence ATGTCAGAAACACTACACATTCCACAAACTAAAGATAGAGCAGAAATATACGAGAGTTTGTTTCCGCAAATGAAAGCCCTATTGGCTGATGAAAGTGATCAAATAGCAAACATGGCAAACTTCGCCGCAGTGTTAAAAGAAGCCTTTAATTTCTTTTGGGTTGGCTTTTATTTGAAGAAAAAAGGACAACTTGTTCTTGGACCATTTCAAGGACCTATAGCTTGTACAAGAATTCCATTTTCGAAGGGAGTTTGCGGTCATTCGTTTTCCACAAATTCAACCATAGTTGTTCCTGACGTGGAAGCATTCCCTGGGCACATTGCATGTTCATCAGCCACAAAATCAGAAATTGTTACGCCAGTACGCGACAGTTATGGCGAGATTATAGGGGTTTTAGATATTGACAGTGATGTTATTAACGATTTTTCTAATGTGGATAAGGTGTGGATTGAAAAGATGGCCGCCCTAATTAATTAG